Genomic segment of Streptomyces sp. NA02950:
CGGCGAAGTGGTTCAGCGGGATGCTGCTGCCCTGGCTGGTGCTCTCGCTGATCTTCATGGCCAACTACAGCCGGATGACCCGCTCCCAGATGGTCGAGCAGTTGCAGGAGGACCATGTCCGCACGGCCCGGGCCAAGGGGCTGTCCGGCCGTACGGTGTTCTTCCGCTACGCCTGGCGCGGCGCCATCGCCCCCATCGTCACCATCTTCGGCATCGACCTCGGCTCGCTCTTCGGCGGGGCGATGGTCACCGAGTACACCTTCACCCTGCACGGCATCGGACGGCTGGCGGTGGAATCCGTCCAGCTGACCGATCTGCCCATGCTGATGGGCGTGATGCTGGTCAGCGCCGCGGCGATCGTGGTGTTCAACATCCTGGTCGACGCCGCCTACGCCTTCATCGACCCGCGCGTGCGGCTCGCCTGAGAGCCCCCGTGCCTGCGAGCCCGAGAGCCTGCGAGCCCGAGAGACCGGGAGCCTGCCCGAGATGACCACCCTCACCAAACCCGACGACGGCGGCGCGACGCCATCGGCCGACTCCGGCTCCGCGTTTCTGTCGGTGCGCGACCTGTACGTCCGCTTCACCACCGAGGACGGCGTCGTCAAGGCCGTGGACGGCCTCTCCTTCGACCTCGAACGCGGCCGGACCCTCGGGATCGTCGGTGAGTCCGGATCCGGCAAGTCCGTCACCAACCTCACCGTGCTCGGGCTGCACGATCCGCGCACCACCGAGGTCCGCGGCGAGATCCTGCTCGACGGCCGGGAGCTGACCGGCGCGCCGGAACGCACCCTGGAGACGCTGCGCGGCAACACCATGGCGATGATCTTCCAGGATCCGCTGACCGCGCTGTCGCCGTACTACACGGTGGGCCGCCAGATCGCCGAACCGTTCCGCAAGCACACCGGCGCATCGAAGCGCGAGGCCCGGGCGCGCGCGGTCGAGATGCTGGAGAAGGTCGGCATCCCCAACCCCACGCTGCGGGTGGACGACTATCCGCACCAGTTCTCCGGCGGGATGCGCCAGCGCGCGATGATCGCCATGTCGCTGGTCTGCAACCCCGATCTGCTGATCGCCGACGAGCCGACGACCGCCCTCGACGTCACGGTCCAGGCCCAGATCCTGGATCTGCTCAAGGACCTCCAGCAGGAGTTCGGCTCCGCGATCATCCTCATCACCCACGATCTGGGCGTGGTCGCCAACACCGCCGACGATCTGCTGGTGATGTACGCGGGCCGGGCGGTGGAGCGGGGCACCGTCCGCGAGGTGCTGCGCGCGCCCCGGCACCCGTACACCTGGGGGCTGCTGGGGTCCATGCCACGGCTGTCCTCCGACGTCGACGAGCCGCTGAGCCCCATCCCCGGTACGCCGCCGAGTCTGCTCAGCCCCCCGCCGGGCTGCCCGTTCCATCCGCGGTGCGCCTTCACCGGCGAGGTGGACGGCGAACGGTGCCGGACCGAGCGGCCGGTGCTGCCGGACCGGCGGGGCGGCGCCTGCCACCTCACGGACGAGCGGAAGCAGACCCTCTTCACCGAGCAGATCAAGCCCCGGCTGGGCCGGGGCTAGGGAGCCGTTGACCATGAGCACTGTGCCGGACGCGCCGATCGCGGCGGGGGAACCCCTCCTGGTCGCCGAGAAGCTGACCAAACACTTCCCGATCATGGGCGGCTTTCCGATCCGGCGGAAGGTCGGGGCCGTCCAGGCGGTCGACGGTGTCGACCTGACCGTCCACGCGGGCGAGAGCTTCGGCCTGGTCGGCGAGTCCGGCTGCGGCAAGTCCACCACCGGACGGCTGCTGACCCGGCTGCTGGAGCCCACCGCCGGGACGCTCCGCTACCGGGACCGCGACATCACCCACGCGGACCGCAGACAGCTCGCGCCGATCCGCTCCGAGATCCAGATGATCTTCCAAGACCCGTACTCCTCGCTGAACCCCCGGCAGACCGTCGGCACCATCATCTCCGGCCCGATGGAGATCAACGGCATCCGTCCGCCGGGCGGCCGGGAGGCCCGGGTGCGGGAGCTGCTGGAGACCGTCGGGCTCAACCCCGAGCACTACAACCGGTTTCCGCACGAGTTCTCCGGCGGCCAGCGGCAGCGCATCGGAGTGGCCCGCGCGCTCGCCCTGGAACCCAAACTGATCGTGGCCGATGAACCGGTCTCGGCGCTCGATGTCTCCATCCAGGCACAGGTGGTCAACCTGCTCCGGCAGCTCCAGCGCGAGCTGGGCATCGCCTTCCTGTTCATCGCCCATGACCTGGCGGTCGTACGGCACTTCTCGCAGCGGGTCGCGGTGATGTACCTGGGGAAGGTGGTGGAGGTCGGCGACCGCGACTCCATCTACCGCCGCCCCCGCCACCCGTACACCCACGCGCTGCTCTCCGCGGTCCCGGACGCGGCGGCCGTCATGGACGCGGCGGATGCCGAGGACGGCGGCGGTTCAACGGCCGCCCGCCGGGGGCGCATCCGGCTCGCCGGGGACGTCCCCTCCCCCATCCGGCCGCCCTCGGGCTGCCGCTTCCGCACCCGCTGCTGGAAGGCGCAGGACAGGTGCGCCCGGGAGGAGCCCCCACTGCTGCGGATCCCCGGCAACAGCGAAGGCCATCTGTCCGCCTGCCACTTCCCCGAGGACCCCACCCTCGAGGCCCGCGCCCAGGACATCGTCCTGGACCCGGCGCTGATCGCGGCCGAGGACCTCGGCAAGGACTGACCCGGCTTCACCCGGCAGGGCCGGTGGCGTACGAGGCCCAGGGCACCTCACAGGGCGAACGGTGCCCGGGCTCCGGGCAGATGACCCGCGCCAGCTCCGCGCGCAGCTCCTCCGTCCCGGCCGGGGCGGAGGACAGCGCCACCCGGATCTCGTGGACCGCCCGCGTCCCGGGGTCCGCCCCGGGGTGGGTCAGCCGCCACTGCTCGACGAGGTCCGCGTGGAATTCACCGAGCGGGACGCCATCGTCCCCACTCGCCAACTCCCCCGCACCGACGACCGACAGCCGGTACCGATGCCCCCGCGCCTCCAGCAGCCGCCCGCAGGCCGAGGCCAGCCGCGCGGCGGTCTCCTCGGTCGCGTAGACGCCGAGCCGGATCTCGACGGTGTGTTCATCGCCCATGCCGGGACCGTAGCCCATCAACTCACCTGGGGTGCCCGACGCTGTGCCAGGAAGAGAGCCAAGGGACCGGCAGGAAGGAGGAAGCGGCCTTCCACGGCTGCGCCGATCGCTTCGTCCATGGGCCACCAGGAGAGTTTGAAGCCCTCCTCCGTGGGGGTGAGTTCCTGCGGCCCACAGGTCAGCTCCCGCGCCTCGAACAAATGCACCTTCGCCGACGATCCGAGAGAGAGGGCGTACGCCCCGAGCGGCCTCCATCTCCGGGCTGTGACACCGGCCTCTTCACGGAGCTCGCGACGGGCGCAGTCCTCGTCGCTCTCTCCCGGCTCCTTCCGACCTCCCGGAAGGAAGAGGTAGGCGCCGCCGTGCTGAGGGAAATCAGCACTCATGACGGCCACAAGGCCATCGCCATCCCGTGCCACCACAACAGAGGCGTCGCGGACCGGCCCACAGCCCTGGAAGTCGTCACTCATGCCAGGCGAGACTAGCGGCCCTCAGCGCACCATGGCCGCGAACGGCACGTTCATGACCACCGGGTGAGCGATGCCTCTGCCATGAAATCCGTCTTCGCCGAAAGCCTCTCCGTGGTCGGCGCAGATGATGATCAGCCATCGCCGGTTCGCTGTCAGGGTGGCGACGAGGTCGCCGAGGTGGTCGTCGGCGTAGGCCAAGGCAGCGCGTTGGGAGGCCAGTGTGTCCCGGCTGTCACCGAGGTAGTGGCCGTGGGGGACGTGGGTGGCCGAGATGTTGACGAAGAGGTACAGCGGGCGGTTCTCATACCTCTCGGCGATCTCCAGAGACTGCTCGACCTGGTGGCGCGTGGAGTCCATCTCAGGAGAGCAGAACTCGGGTCGCCAGTAGTCGTCATCGAACAGGTCGGGAAGGACGGAACCGAGCGGCGTCTCGCGAGAGAAGTAGGTAACGCCGCCCACGCAGACGCTTCGATAGCCGTACTCGGCAAGACCGTTGAGCAGATTCGAAGCTTCGAAGACGAATGTCTCCTTCGGAACGGTCTTGAAGGACGGTGGTCGGCACTCCCACAGCCGCGGCGGCTGCTCGGGCAGGGCGAGCTTGGGTAGGAACCCCGAGAAGAACGCCATGTGAGCCGGGAGAGTAAAGCTCCCGGGGGTGTGTCGCCGCTCCCAGCCGCCCTCGGGCAACAGGCTCGCGAGCCGTGGCGTCAGCCCATCGTCCAGTGCTGTCCGAGCCACGTCGTAACGAAGCGAGTCGAGAGTGATGAACAGGATGCTGGTCCCAGTGCGAATGATCTCTGCCGCATTGATCACGACAGCCCCTCCCGCTGATTCAACTCTTGGTGCCACGGCTCGATGGTTCCCCTGGCCTGATCGTTGACGGGAACGGGCACATGGTCCTCAGCGATCATCCGCCGAATCTCGGCAAGACCGTTCGTCTCACTCAGAGCGTGGCCGTGATGGTCGTAGAGGGTGATCCGAACGATGAGCACGACGTCGTCACTGGCTGAGAGCCACGCGCCGGGGACGGCCTCGAGGATCTTGAGCGTGTCCATCAAGCGTTCTTCGGTCTGATGGCCCAGGAATCGCACGTTGCAGGCATAGTGCTGAGCGTTGGCTGCGCCGCGGCACAAGCGGCTAGCAAATTCCACGATCGCAGGATGACCGTCGTGGGCGACCACGATCCGGCGGGCCTGCTGGGTGACGACAAGACAGGCCCCGAGCCACCACGCCACGCCTTCGTGGACCTCGCCAGGAAACCGCCCGACAGCGCCACCATCACGGATCACGGCATCGGTGTCGATGGGGTTAAGCACTGTCCGCCTCCATGCGGGCGATCACCTGGTCAGCCAGCTCGTCAGGCGTCCTGTCGTCGGTGTCGAGCAAGACGGCGGTGGGGTCCGAAGCCGCTACTGCCTCGAAGTTGGCAAGCAGGCGGGACAGGCGGTCCGGGATGGCGAAGAGATCGGTGTCGTCCTGTTTCACGTCCCTCTTGCCGGACATGCGCTCTCGCAGGGCTGACTCGGAGCACCTGAGGTAGAACGTGCAAGTCGGCTGTACCAGGTAGGAGCGGAACGCCTCCAAAAGTTTGACGACCTGTTGCACCGCGACGCCGTGAACAGCCCCGTGGCAGGCGATCACCGATGAGACATACCGGTCGGCGATCACCGGGCCGATCATTCGGGCATGCCGGATCATGTCGGAGGCGTGGAGCAACCCGGAGAGATAGAACGCGAACTGCGGCAGGGATCGTAGGCGCGAGTTCACAGCAGAGGACCAGTCCGAGTGCGGAAGTGGCAACGTGTGCAGGCTCGTCGCTTCCATGCGTCGGGTCACAGTGCTGGCGAGTGTTGTCTTCCCGATTCCGGAAACGCCTTCGAAGACCACGAAAGGTCCTGGCGAGCCTTTGAGCTCGATCGGCAGGTAGGCGGACGGCATGCTCATAAGGTCCCCTCGGTGAACGATGTGCAGTGCCCGGCGACGGCCTCGGCGAGCCGTATCGGGTCAGCGAGGAGCTCTTTCACGTTCATCCGCAGGTCATCCCGTAACAGGCACGGCTGGACTCCGCCGTCGTGGTCGACGCGGAGCGCCCAGAAGCCCTCGACGCACTTGGTCCGCACGGGGCAAGCGCCGCACTGGCCGACATGGTGACGTCCAAGGTCGCGGTGGATGACATCGATCTCGATGCCATCGACACGGAAGACACGGCGCCCCTGTCCGACACCCGCCACCTCGGTGTGCTCGTCGTTGGTGAGCGTGCGCAGGTACGCGATGATGTCGTCGGCCGGTACGGCGGAGGAGGCCCGGCCCTCGTTGAAGTCGGTGCCGACGAGCTCGATGAACTGCACCGGCAGTCGCCGCTCAAGTGCGAAGTCGAGGATCCGGCGAACCTCGTGAGCGTTCTCCTTCTGAAGGAGAGTGTTCAGCTCAACCCGCTCGAAAATCTCTCGAGCGGCCTCGATCCCGTCGAGGACGGTATCGATCGGGATCCGGGTTCCGGCAATGGCCTTCAAGGACGCGTCGGAGAAGTAGTGCAGGGACACCTTCACCTTGTCCACGTGTGTCTTGGACAGCCACGACCGGTGTGTCCGCACGCGAGTGCCGTTCGTGACCAAGGTGTACGAGGCATCTGGGCCGGGCTCCGGGAGCTGCTCCAGGACGGCGCGGGCGAGGGGGGAGGTCAGAGGTTCACCACCGGTGAAATAGACGCGCTTCAGCCCGGCCTCCATCAGAGACGAAATGAGCACGAGGTATCCGGCCGGATCGAGGCCGCGGGGGCGCGGCTGTCGGTTTCTGTTGGCGCGGGTCAGCGGCGGCGGTACATCGCCCTCGTTGTGGCAGAACCAGCAGGCAATGTTGCAGCGGGGGCCGAAGGAGACCCGCAATTGGCCGCCGAGAGCGGCGAAATTCTGTAATGCGGTCCAGTCGACTTCAGATGCGGTCAGAGAGGCATGAGCAGGGTGCTCCATCACGCTTTTCCCGATGCTTGAGCCGGGCTGTCACAGGTAAGCAACTCGGCCCAGACGACCTTGCCCGACTCGTCCAAGTCGGAGCTCCAACGGTGAGCCAGAGCGTCGACGAGCAGGAGACCGCGCCCGGAGTCCTCGTCCGCGTCGAGGGAGCGGATCTGCGGCAGACTGCGCGATCCATCACTCACAGCGATGCGGACCACCTGCTCGGGAAGTCGGCCGATCTCGATGCGAATGACCGTTCCCTCTCCGTGCCGCACGGCGTTGCTCATCAACTCGGCAGCGATCACGGACGCGTCATCCACGAGCAATTCGAGCCTCCAGGCGTGGAGTGCTGTCTTGATCAACCTGCGCGCGTGGGAGGAAGACGCCTCCTCGCGGGGTAGCACTAGGGTGTAATCAGCCACACCGACTCCGGTGGGCCTCGTCGCTGTCGTGGTCACTGGGTCCCTCCGGGGTAGTTGCGTATCGACCTGACTGGCGAGCAAGGGGGATGCACTCCTCCAAGCCGCGGGGAGAGACCTCCGGACGCCGCTCCTCTACCGGATAAGTCAACGGCGGGACCCCCAATGTGCGGAGTCGCCAGCGTGTTGGGCGTTTCTTCGTGTTGGCTTTCTCTGTTGGCTTCTACGTCATGTGCTGGCCGATCGAGTCCAAGGGGACGGGACATGCGAGAGCACGAATTAGGGCCGCTGCTCAGGAGGCTGAGGGAGAGCACCGGTCGTACACAACAGGAGCTTGCCGACGACCTGAACCAGCGGACCGGGCGCAACAGCGACCGTCATCAGGTCTCAGACTGGGAGCGTTGTGTCATCCCGGGGCCCTATTGGCGCGAGCAGCTCGCGGACTCCCTCGGAGTCCCGGTGGACCTGCTGAACCGTGCCGCAGCGGCATCCCGGCGACGACGCAAACTTGAACGACTCTCTCTGGAAGGACCCGACGAAAACGCGGAGGGACCAGTGGATCGAAGGAAGTTCCTGGGCACGGCAGCCGTGGCAGCCAGCGCGGCGGCAGAACCGTGGGGAAGGCTGGCTGTGGCCCTCTCCGGTGGCCGGGTGGATGAAGCCGCCGTACGGCAGCTCGTCGGCGGCACCGCCGACCTGTACACGGACGAGGAGCATGTCCCCGCTCCTCTACTCTCCGCTCGTATCGCGGCGCACCTTGACTGCATCACCGCGGCAATCCCGAGAGCGGGGCAGCGACGATCCGAGCTCATCATCTCCGCAGGTGAAACTGCCGCGCTCGCCGGCTGGGCAGCCTGGGATCGGGGAGAACACGCAGAGGCCGCGCACTACTTCCGGGCGGTTCACGATGCGGCGCAGGAGACAGGGCACCGGCCGCTTGAAGCACTCGCGATCCTCTATGCCTCCTATGGGGCCGACAACCCCTCCAGAGCGACCACGATGCTCAAGGAGGCGCAGCTCTGTGTGAAGGGCCCCGGCTATGCCACGGCCCATGCCTGGGCAGCCGCGAGAGAGGCGGAGGAGCAAGCCCGGCTGGGTCAGTCGGCTGCCGCCGAGCGCGCTATCGAACGGGCTCGGACGGCATACGACTACGCCTCGCCAGAAGCAGAGCAGCCATGGGTTCGGTTCTTGCGCCCCGCACGACTCGACTCGATGGCAGTCTCCACCTACACACGACTTGGGCACCCGGAAGCCGTGGCGCAAGCCCAGGCATCCATGGACCACCTCGACGTGGGGAACCCGAAGGTCAACGTGGCAGTGCTTTGCGACGCTGCCATGGCCCACCTCGTGGCGGGCGACGGAGAGCGTGGCGCGGCGGTTGCCCGCCAGGCTCTCGATACGGCCGTGTCCTTCAACTACATCGGGGTGACCATGGTCGATGTGCGCATGAAGGAGATCGCGGGTGTGCTCCCCGACAACACAACGGCGAGGGATCTCCAGCAGGAGATTCGCGCCGCAGTAGTATGAGGAGAGGAGCTATGCGGTCTCGGCAGATACCCAGTTGAGATATCCAGCGGAGCCACCAGTGATGGGCACAGCGATGATCTCTGGCTCATCGTAGTCGTGATGCTCAGCGATGAAACGGGTCAGCTCGCTGACCAGATCATGGCGGGTCTTGAAGTCAATCCGCCATTCCTGATCGCGCTCGATCTTTCCCTCCCAGCGATAGACGGAGGAGATCGAGTAGACCTGTGCACAGGCGGCGAGTTTCTCGTTCACCACGACGCCCGCAAGGTCGTTGGCTTTCTCTTCCGCGTCGGTCGTCGTGATCACTACGGCGTGTCCGCTGTCCGTCATGCGTAGAGCCTACGTCTCCCACGGTCTCCACCGCTCCGGATCTCCAAGTCGGCGCTGCTGCGCTGATGGTCAGCGGATCGATTCGTCCACCAGCACGTACAACAGGCCCACCGGGGAACTGCTGACGATCTCGCGTCGGTCGATCATGCCTCGGATGCGGTCCAAGGCGATCCACTCGATGCGGTCCGACTCGTTCTTCTCCGTCGGGTCTCCGATGTGGGTTGCTCCATCGGCGCGGAAGACGTGGTGCTGGGAGTCCTTGATCCCGTTCGCCGGCTGTCCATAGACCAACGGCTTCACCGGCTCCGGGCGCCAGCCGGTCTCCTCTTCCACTTCCCGGGCGGCGGCGTCCGCGGGTGAGTCGCCTTCCCCGATCAGTCCCATGGGGAGTTCCCAGGCCCATGATGGGGTTGGTGTAGAGCTGCCGCTCGCCGTAGGTCTTCCACTGCATGGATGCCGCCCCTCTCGCATGTGGCATCAAGCACCCCAGAAGCCCGGGGTGGTCCACCGTGGGTGACGTCAGCGCTGGCATCAACTCCTGTCTCGCCATTCTTCTTCAGCAAGTCTGCGTAGGCGGTCTCGTCCAGTCGTGAAGCTGTGCAGCTTGCGCAAGACTCTTCCTCCGGCTACGTCGCCCGTAGACTCCGCATGCTGCGAGCCGAATTCGGCCTTCTGGTCCGCGATGGCCGCGTGGCCGAACTCGGGGCAGAGATCGACGCATCGAGCAGAACCTGACCGACGCTGACATCTTCGAGGCCATCGAGGAGGCTCTGCACTGAGGCAGATGTGCGCCGGATCATCAAGGGTGCCCCGGGCCCAGTAGGGTCTCGGCCATGTCCAAAGCCGTCTTCCCCATCTACGAAGAGCACTACATCCGGTCGCCCATCCAACTCATCGCCGGGTACGGCTGGCAGAAGCTGATCGCTCTCCGGGTCGACGAGAGCGGTGTGACCCTGGGCGGGGCGCCGGGGCGGCATCGGCAGCAGACCGCTCGGGTGCCGTGGCAGGACATCGAGGCCGTGGTGA
This window contains:
- a CDS encoding ABC transporter ATP-binding protein, whose translation is MTTLTKPDDGGATPSADSGSAFLSVRDLYVRFTTEDGVVKAVDGLSFDLERGRTLGIVGESGSGKSVTNLTVLGLHDPRTTEVRGEILLDGRELTGAPERTLETLRGNTMAMIFQDPLTALSPYYTVGRQIAEPFRKHTGASKREARARAVEMLEKVGIPNPTLRVDDYPHQFSGGMRQRAMIAMSLVCNPDLLIADEPTTALDVTVQAQILDLLKDLQQEFGSAIILITHDLGVVANTADDLLVMYAGRAVERGTVREVLRAPRHPYTWGLLGSMPRLSSDVDEPLSPIPGTPPSLLSPPPGCPFHPRCAFTGEVDGERCRTERPVLPDRRGGACHLTDERKQTLFTEQIKPRLGRG
- a CDS encoding ABC transporter ATP-binding protein, with amino-acid sequence MSTVPDAPIAAGEPLLVAEKLTKHFPIMGGFPIRRKVGAVQAVDGVDLTVHAGESFGLVGESGCGKSTTGRLLTRLLEPTAGTLRYRDRDITHADRRQLAPIRSEIQMIFQDPYSSLNPRQTVGTIISGPMEINGIRPPGGREARVRELLETVGLNPEHYNRFPHEFSGGQRQRIGVARALALEPKLIVADEPVSALDVSIQAQVVNLLRQLQRELGIAFLFIAHDLAVVRHFSQRVAVMYLGKVVEVGDRDSIYRRPRHPYTHALLSAVPDAAAVMDAADAEDGGGSTAARRGRIRLAGDVPSPIRPPSGCRFRTRCWKAQDRCAREEPPLLRIPGNSEGHLSACHFPEDPTLEARAQDIVLDPALIAAEDLGKD
- a CDS encoding NUDIX hydrolase, translating into MSDDFQGCGPVRDASVVVARDGDGLVAVMSADFPQHGGAYLFLPGGRKEPGESDEDCARRELREEAGVTARRWRPLGAYALSLGSSAKVHLFEARELTCGPQELTPTEEGFKLSWWPMDEAIGAAVEGRFLLPAGPLALFLAQRRAPQVS
- a CDS encoding STM4013/SEN3800 family hydrolase, which produces MINAAEIIRTGTSILFITLDSLRYDVARTALDDGLTPRLASLLPEGGWERRHTPGSFTLPAHMAFFSGFLPKLALPEQPPRLWECRPPSFKTVPKETFVFEASNLLNGLAEYGYRSVCVGGVTYFSRETPLGSVLPDLFDDDYWRPEFCSPEMDSTRHQVEQSLEIAERYENRPLYLFVNISATHVPHGHYLGDSRDTLASQRAALAYADDHLGDLVATLTANRRWLIIICADHGEAFGEDGFHGRGIAHPVVMNVPFAAMVR
- a CDS encoding thymidylate kinase: MPSAYLPIELKGSPGPFVVFEGVSGIGKTTLASTVTRRMEATSLHTLPLPHSDWSSAVNSRLRSLPQFAFYLSGLLHASDMIRHARMIGPVIADRYVSSVIACHGAVHGVAVQQVVKLLEAFRSYLVQPTCTFYLRCSESALRERMSGKRDVKQDDTDLFAIPDRLSRLLANFEAVAASDPTAVLLDTDDRTPDELADQVIARMEADSA
- a CDS encoding radical SAM protein; this encodes MEHPAHASLTASEVDWTALQNFAALGGQLRVSFGPRCNIACWFCHNEGDVPPPLTRANRNRQPRPRGLDPAGYLVLISSLMEAGLKRVYFTGGEPLTSPLARAVLEQLPEPGPDASYTLVTNGTRVRTHRSWLSKTHVDKVKVSLHYFSDASLKAIAGTRIPIDTVLDGIEAAREIFERVELNTLLQKENAHEVRRILDFALERRLPVQFIELVGTDFNEGRASSAVPADDIIAYLRTLTNDEHTEVAGVGQGRRVFRVDGIEIDVIHRDLGRHHVGQCGACPVRTKCVEGFWALRVDHDGGVQPCLLRDDLRMNVKELLADPIRLAEAVAGHCTSFTEGTL
- a CDS encoding ATP-binding protein, producing the protein MADYTLVLPREEASSSHARRLIKTALHAWRLELLVDDASVIAAELMSNAVRHGEGTVIRIEIGRLPEQVVRIAVSDGSRSLPQIRSLDADEDSGRGLLLVDALAHRWSSDLDESGKVVWAELLTCDSPAQASGKA
- a CDS encoding helix-turn-helix domain-containing protein, encoding MREHELGPLLRRLRESTGRTQQELADDLNQRTGRNSDRHQVSDWERCVIPGPYWREQLADSLGVPVDLLNRAAAASRRRRKLERLSLEGPDENAEGPVDRRKFLGTAAVAASAAAEPWGRLAVALSGGRVDEAAVRQLVGGTADLYTDEEHVPAPLLSARIAAHLDCITAAIPRAGQRRSELIISAGETAALAGWAAWDRGEHAEAAHYFRAVHDAAQETGHRPLEALAILYASYGADNPSRATTMLKEAQLCVKGPGYATAHAWAAAREAEEQARLGQSAAAERAIERARTAYDYASPEAEQPWVRFLRPARLDSMAVSTYTRLGHPEAVAQAQASMDHLDVGNPKVNVAVLCDAAMAHLVAGDGERGAAVARQALDTAVSFNYIGVTMVDVRMKEIAGVLPDNTTARDLQQEIRAAVV
- the cutA gene encoding divalent-cation tolerance protein CutA, with amino-acid sequence MTDSGHAVVITTTDAEEKANDLAGVVVNEKLAACAQVYSISSVYRWEGKIERDQEWRIDFKTRHDLVSELTRFIAEHHDYDEPEIIAVPITGGSAGYLNWVSAETA